A part of Saimiri boliviensis isolate mSaiBol1 chromosome 11, mSaiBol1.pri, whole genome shotgun sequence genomic DNA contains:
- the TMEM39B gene encoding transmembrane protein 39B isoform X6: protein MYIPFLQLNCDLRKTSLFNHMASMGPREAVSGLARSRDYLLTLRETWKQHTRQLYGPDAMPTHACCLSPSLIRSEVEFLKMDFNWRMKEVLVSSMLSAYYVAFVPVWFVKNTHYYDKRWSCELFLLVSISTSVILMQHLLPASYCDLLHKAAAHLGCWQKVDPALCSNVLQHPWTEECMWPQGVLVKHSKNVYKAVGHYNVAIPSDVSHFRFHFFFSKPLRILNILLLLEGAVIVYQLYSLMSSEKWHQTISLALILFSNYYAFFKLLRDRLVLGKAYSYSASPQRDLDHRFS, encoded by the exons ATGTACATTCCGTTCCTGCAGCTGAATTGCGACCTCCGCAAGACAAGCCTCTTCAACCACATGGCCTCCATGGGGCCCCGGGAGGCAGTCAGTGGCCTGGCGAGGAGCCGGGACTACCTGCTGACGCTTCGGGAGACGTGGAAGCAGCACACAAGACAGCTGTATGGCCCAGACGCCATGCCCACCCATGCCTGCTGCCTGTCGCCCAGCCTCATCCGCAGTGAGGTGGAGTTCCTCAAGATGGACTTCAACTGGCGCATGAAGGAAGTGCTTGTCAGCTCCATGCTGAGCGCCTATTATGTGGCCTTTGTGCCTGTCTGGTTTGTAAAG AACACACATTACTATGACAAGCGCTGGTCCTGTGAACTCTTCCTGCTGGTGTCCATCAGTACCTCCGTGATCCTCATGCAGCACCTGCTGCCTGCCAGCTACTGTGACCTGCTGCACAAGGCCGCCGCCCATCTGGGCTGTTGGCAGAAGGTGGACCCAGCACTGTGCTCCAACGTGCTGCAGCACCC GTGGACTGAAGAATGCATGTGGCCGCAGGGCGTGCTGGTGAAGCACAGCAAGAACGTCTACAAAGCCGTAGGCCACTACAATGTGGCTATCCCCTCTGACGTCTCCCACTTCCGGTTCCAC TTCTTTTTCAGCAAACCCCTGCGGATCCTCAACATCCTCCTGCTGCTGGAGGGCGCTGTCATTGTCTACCAGCTGTACTCCCTAATGTCCTCTGAAAAATGGCACCAGACCATCTCGCTAGCCCTCATCCTCTTCAGCAACTACTATGCCTTCTTCAAGCTGCTCCGGGACCGCCTGGTATTGGGCAAGGCCTACTCATACTCTGCTAGCCCCCAGAGAGACCTGGACCACCGTTTCTCCTGA